A single genomic interval of Paenibacillus macerans harbors:
- a CDS encoding nucleotide sugar dehydrogenase, translating to MNQAKASIAVIGLGYVGLPLASLFLQNGHTVYGIDVDASKIAKLRNLQSYLSDFTSREIRAMFAGGRFHVSDSFSDISRADAVIMCVPTPLDRNFEPDLTYVRGAMNNALPYLQKGQLIVLESSTYPGTTEEVLLPMIESTGLVVGQTAFLAYSPERIDPGPDQKELHLIPKVLGGVTEKCTETAKAVYESIFDRVVVVSSPRVAEFTKLLENCQRLINISFMNELAILCEKMNINLWEAIEAASTKPYGFTPYYPGPGIGGHCIPVDPLYLQWKAKQYGGDSKFIELAHRVNESKPDYVVEKVTRHLSANKPLAESKVFVLGVTYKKDVNDLRESSALPIVQKLMEAGATVNFHDPYINRIEVGGRSLDGVALTKRNIQQHDCVLILTDHSSISYENLASFSHLIFDTRNATKNIEDRKNIIVI from the coding sequence ATGAATCAGGCAAAAGCCAGCATCGCCGTCATCGGCCTCGGGTACGTCGGACTTCCGTTAGCTTCTCTATTTCTGCAGAATGGCCATACCGTTTACGGCATCGACGTGGATGCTAGTAAAATTGCCAAATTGAGAAACCTGCAAAGTTATTTATCCGATTTTACGTCCAGAGAGATTAGAGCCATGTTCGCGGGAGGACGGTTTCATGTCAGCGATTCATTCAGCGACATCAGCCGGGCGGATGCGGTCATTATGTGCGTACCGACTCCGCTGGACCGAAACTTTGAACCGGATTTAACCTATGTGCGGGGTGCCATGAACAACGCCTTACCCTATCTGCAAAAAGGCCAGCTGATCGTTCTGGAAAGCTCCACTTATCCCGGCACGACGGAAGAAGTGCTGCTGCCGATGATCGAATCGACGGGGCTCGTCGTCGGCCAAACCGCATTTCTCGCTTATTCGCCGGAACGCATCGACCCGGGCCCCGATCAGAAGGAACTGCATCTGATCCCGAAGGTGCTCGGAGGAGTCACCGAAAAATGCACGGAAACGGCCAAAGCCGTATACGAAAGCATCTTTGACCGCGTCGTCGTCGTCTCTTCCCCGCGTGTGGCCGAGTTTACCAAGCTGCTCGAGAACTGCCAAAGACTGATCAACATCTCTTTTATGAACGAACTAGCCATTCTGTGTGAAAAAATGAACATTAACCTCTGGGAAGCCATTGAAGCGGCCAGCACGAAACCTTACGGATTTACGCCTTATTATCCCGGACCGGGAATCGGCGGCCACTGCATTCCGGTCGACCCGCTTTATTTGCAGTGGAAAGCGAAGCAGTACGGGGGAGACTCGAAATTTATCGAGCTCGCCCACCGGGTGAACGAGTCAAAGCCGGATTACGTCGTGGAAAAGGTAACCCGCCATCTGTCCGCCAACAAACCGCTCGCGGAAAGCAAAGTGTTTGTGCTTGGAGTGACCTACAAAAAAGACGTTAACGATCTGCGCGAATCGTCGGCGCTGCCGATTGTTCAAAAGCTGATGGAAGCGGGCGCGACCGTGAATTTCCACGATCCTTATATCAACCGGATCGAAGTCGGCGGGCGTTCCCTTGACGGCGTAGCCTTAACCAAACGGAACATTCAGCAGCACGACTGCGTGCTCATCCTAACGGACCACTCTTCGATCTCCTATGAAAATCTCGCATCTTTTTCCCATTTGATATTCGACACCCGGAACGCCACCAAAAATATCGAGGACCGCAAAAATATCATTGTCATCTGA
- a CDS encoding NAD-dependent epimerase/dehydratase family protein — protein MKMLVTGGAGFIGSHLAEALLAQGAEVHVIDNLSTGNRDYLPKNAVLHTLDIQSEEAAGLIKRLKPDIVFHEAAQVDVQRSVKDPAYDAIINIVGAANTLQACCEAGVKKVVYASSCAVYGELTTALIHEQDPARPISFYGISKRTPELYLRVFHKLYGLNYTILRYANVFGPRQTPKGEGGVISIYMDRIKKGTPLVVFGDGEQTRDFVYVKDVVRANLAAVRQGDGQIIQIGTALPTSIKELLMILQDIHGEPLLAVHQPERPGDIRHSCLSNIRAFESLGWKPTYDLYRGLQETYQYVMNQG, from the coding sequence ATGAAAATGCTCGTCACCGGCGGTGCCGGCTTTATCGGCTCCCATCTGGCCGAAGCGCTGCTCGCTCAGGGCGCCGAAGTTCACGTGATCGACAACCTTTCGACGGGAAACCGGGACTACTTGCCCAAAAACGCGGTTTTGCACACCCTGGATATCCAAAGCGAGGAGGCCGCCGGGCTGATCAAACGGCTGAAGCCGGACATCGTCTTCCATGAGGCGGCCCAGGTCGACGTCCAGCGCTCCGTCAAGGATCCCGCCTATGACGCGATCATAAACATCGTAGGAGCGGCGAATACTTTGCAGGCATGCTGTGAAGCCGGGGTCAAAAAGGTCGTGTATGCTTCCTCCTGCGCCGTTTACGGGGAGCTGACGACGGCACTGATTCACGAGCAGGATCCGGCCCGCCCCATTTCCTTCTACGGCATCTCCAAACGCACGCCCGAATTGTATTTGCGCGTATTCCACAAACTGTACGGCTTAAATTACACCATCCTCCGTTACGCCAATGTGTTCGGGCCCCGGCAAACGCCGAAAGGCGAGGGGGGCGTCATCTCCATCTATATGGACCGGATCAAAAAAGGAACACCCCTGGTCGTTTTCGGAGACGGCGAACAAACCCGGGATTTCGTGTACGTGAAGGATGTCGTCAGAGCCAACCTTGCCGCCGTCCGGCAGGGCGATGGCCAGATCATCCAGATCGGCACGGCCCTGCCCACTTCGATTAAGGAACTGCTCATGATACTGCAGGATATTCACGGCGAGCCTTTGCTGGCCGTGCACCAGCCCGAGCGGCCCGGCGATATCCGGCACAGCTGCTTAAGCAACATCCGGGCGTTCGAATCGCTTGGCTGGAAGCCGACGTACGACCTGTACCGCGGATTGCAGGAAACGTACCAGTATGTGATGAATCAAGGCTGA
- a CDS encoding NAD-dependent epimerase/dehydratase family protein, which produces MNILVTGGAGFIGSHLVERLLEQGHYVWTLDDMSTGKLQFLNEATENNRHSMIYGSVTDKYLLRGLVERCDVVFHLAAVLGVKNTVENPLKVIEGNIDGTRNILELAHQNGVKVVFASTSEIYGKNNKLPFSEDSDRVLGAPSIHRWSYATAKAIDEHLCFAYAEKGLRVSVVRYFNAYGPRQTSSQYGGVVARFIRAALRNQPLEVYHDGSQIRCFTYIRDTVEGTLAAMGSHANGQAFNIGSEHAITIRDLAHKIRDLAGSSSPIVYVSYAKAYGPGYEDMPVRMPDLTRSRNVLNYEPSVSLDEGLKLSIDWFREQMKDGNVS; this is translated from the coding sequence ATGAATATATTAGTAACCGGCGGCGCCGGCTTTATCGGCTCCCATCTGGTGGAGCGGCTGCTCGAACAAGGGCATTACGTTTGGACGCTGGACGATATGTCTACCGGAAAACTGCAATTTTTGAATGAAGCGACGGAAAACAACCGCCATTCGATGATCTACGGATCGGTGACGGATAAATATTTGCTGCGCGGCCTGGTAGAGCGCTGCGATGTCGTATTCCACCTGGCCGCCGTGCTCGGGGTCAAAAACACGGTGGAAAATCCGCTCAAGGTGATCGAGGGCAACATCGACGGTACGCGTAATATTTTGGAGCTTGCCCACCAAAACGGGGTTAAGGTCGTATTCGCCTCCACCTCGGAAATCTACGGCAAAAACAACAAACTTCCGTTCAGCGAGGATTCGGACCGGGTATTGGGAGCCCCGTCCATCCACCGCTGGAGTTACGCCACAGCCAAAGCGATCGACGAGCATCTCTGTTTCGCTTATGCGGAGAAGGGACTGCGGGTCTCCGTCGTGCGGTACTTCAACGCTTACGGGCCGAGACAGACGTCGTCGCAGTACGGCGGCGTGGTCGCCCGGTTCATCCGGGCCGCGCTGCGGAATCAGCCGCTTGAGGTGTATCATGACGGATCGCAAATCCGCTGTTTCACGTATATCCGCGATACGGTGGAGGGCACGCTCGCCGCAATGGGCAGCCATGCCAACGGACAGGCGTTTAATATCGGCTCCGAACACGCGATTACGATCCGCGACCTGGCCCATAAAATCCGCGATTTGGCCGGGTCTTCCTCGCCGATCGTTTACGTGTCCTACGCTAAAGCGTACGGTCCCGGCTATGAAGATATGCCCGTGCGCATGCCCGACCTGACCCGCTCCCGGAACGTTCTGAATTACGAGCCTTCCGTTTCCCTGGACGAAGGGCTGAAGCTGTCGATCGACTGGTTCCGCGAGCAAATGAAGGACGGGAATGTGTCATGA
- a CDS encoding glycosyltransferase family 2 protein — protein sequence MGKVTVVITLYNKERYIDQAIGSVLRQTYSDWELLIIDDASTDGSVAKARQFRDPRIRIVPLAENLGQCHVLNYALTMITSPYFMQLDADDWLDKETLRIMVEAAEANPHAALFYGNHLTYWLDNQERVVRKEPIILEQYQDRYDLMLKMSNAMVPRFYRTEAVRDVGGWMAQVYGDRIADDVQIALRLARKYRLVWINEFLYHRRRDTENWKKFEQSRPLRRQYRYELYNQILREWGDEYKADWVPQPDGSYYLRGFIRK from the coding sequence ATGGGAAAAGTGACCGTTGTCATCACATTGTATAATAAAGAACGCTACATTGATCAAGCGATCGGCAGCGTGCTGCGACAAACGTATTCGGACTGGGAACTTCTGATTATCGACGACGCATCCACCGACGGGTCTGTGGCCAAGGCGCGCCAATTCAGGGACCCGCGGATCCGAATCGTCCCTCTGGCTGAGAATCTCGGGCAATGCCATGTTTTGAACTACGCGCTTACGATGATAACCTCTCCCTATTTCATGCAGCTTGACGCCGATGACTGGCTGGACAAAGAAACGCTCCGGATCATGGTAGAAGCGGCTGAGGCGAATCCGCATGCTGCGCTTTTTTACGGCAATCATCTCACTTATTGGCTGGATAACCAGGAACGCGTCGTCAGGAAGGAACCGATCATCCTTGAACAATACCAAGACCGCTATGACTTGATGCTTAAAATGAGCAACGCGATGGTGCCGCGTTTTTACCGGACGGAAGCCGTTCGGGATGTCGGCGGCTGGATGGCGCAGGTATACGGTGACCGGATAGCCGACGATGTCCAAATCGCTTTAAGGCTTGCCCGAAAATACCGTTTGGTCTGGATCAATGAATTCCTGTACCATCGGAGGAGAGACACGGAAAACTGGAAAAAATTCGAGCAATCGCGGCCGCTGCGGCGCCAATACCGCTATGAATTGTATAACCAAATCTTGCGGGAATGGGGGGACGAATACAAAGCCGATTGGGTGCCGCAACCGGACGGAAGCTATTATTTGCGCGGGTTTATTCGAAAATAG